From Pseudomonas sp. CCI4.2, one genomic window encodes:
- a CDS encoding DEAD/DEAH box helicase produces MNLLTLPDPVLSQFHPAVSTWFCNTFPAVTPAQVHAWPLIKARRSTLIAAPTGSGKTLTAFLAVIDDLVHEGLANGGHLPEQTFVVYVSPLKALSNDIQINLQNPLAGITEQLARMGLPELRITTAVRTGDTPQKERTAMRKTAPHVLVTTPESLYVLLSSDSGRRMLSSTRTVIVDEIHAIASSKRGSHLALSLERLQALCSDQLNGKQLLRIGLSATQKPIEQVSRFLVGSDPIKRPCAIVDIGHARPRDLAIEVPPVPLSAVMANDVWELVYDRLAQLAREHRTTLIFVNTRRMAERLARHLSERLTKTVVAAHHGSLAKEQRLDAEQRLKRGELQVLIATASLELGIDIGDVDLVCQIASPRSIAAFVQRVGRSGHQVGGTPKGRLFATSRDDLIECTALLDCVRRGELDTLLIPKAPLDVLAQQIIAEVSCEEWQEQALLDMIRQASPYAELDDGHFQALLRMLAEGYNGRQGVRGAYLHRDALTRTLRGRRGSKLTAVTSGGTIPDNADYSVILEPQALNIGTVNEDFAVESIAGDVFQLGNTSYRILRVETGRVRVEDAHGQSPTIPFWLGEAPGRSAELSSAVARLQADIDALLGASPGDLQPCIDWLMSTLGLDLASADQLVDYLARTRLALGALPSQDTLLMERFFDESGGTQLIIHTPFGSRINRAWGLALRKRFCRTFNFELQAAASEDAIVLSLSTSHSFELDDVWRYINSNSAEHLLVQALLDAPLFGVRWRWNAGTALALPRYSGGRKVAPQLQRMKSEDLIATVFPDQIACLENVVGERDIPDHPLIEQTLDDCLHEAMDCEGWLTLLRRMENGDVRLISKDLPTPSPLAAEILNARPFAFLDDAPLEERRTQAVLNRRWTDPTSTDDLGALDADAITAVGAEAWPQPHTLDEMHEALMTLCCISGAEVREYPQWLAWLEALANSGRATRLQVSPDNALWLALERLTCLRAVYPQAEMHPPLQPWPGFDDSWDADEATVEILRARLAGFGPLSLAAIAEPLALPTARVNQALALLESEGYVLRGRFSPGAADDQWCERHLLARIHRYTVKRLRREIEPVSLQDYMRFLFDWQHLSTATRSQGKAALPEVVEQLEGYSAAAGAWDSDILPARLKDYSLIWLDELCRSGKTVWTRLAPRNKTVAAALRSTPIVLLPRRQVNLWSELTEQPSPSELSLRAQKVHAALVSHGALFFDELVHEAHLLRSELENALQELVGAGLVNADSFAGLRALITPASKRSAHTSRRNRGAFIGGMDDAGRWALLRRASVSKASKTPKIETLEHVAMTLLRRYGVVFWRVLEREADWLPSWRELLRTFHRLEARGEIRGGRFISGLAGEQFALPEAIPLLREIRRRPLDGSLIRLCGADPLNLVGTLLPGQKVPALVGNRLVYRDGIPAAAIIAGKPQYWLELEPQAAALLRDRLLH; encoded by the coding sequence AGCGCTGTCCAACGACATTCAGATCAACCTGCAAAATCCGCTAGCCGGGATCACTGAACAGCTGGCGCGGATGGGCTTGCCTGAGCTGCGCATCACCACCGCTGTGCGCACCGGCGACACCCCGCAAAAAGAACGCACCGCGATGCGCAAGACTGCGCCGCATGTTCTGGTGACCACCCCAGAATCGCTTTACGTGTTGCTGAGTTCTGACTCTGGACGACGCATGCTGTCCAGCACCCGAACGGTGATTGTCGATGAAATCCATGCCATCGCCTCGAGCAAACGCGGCAGCCACCTGGCGCTGAGCCTGGAGCGTCTACAGGCGCTTTGCAGCGACCAACTCAATGGCAAGCAACTGCTGCGCATCGGCCTGTCCGCCACACAAAAACCCATCGAACAGGTGTCGCGATTTCTCGTCGGCAGCGATCCGATAAAGCGCCCCTGCGCCATCGTCGACATCGGTCACGCCCGGCCACGGGATCTGGCGATTGAAGTGCCGCCGGTACCATTGAGCGCGGTGATGGCCAACGACGTCTGGGAGCTGGTGTACGACCGTCTCGCGCAACTGGCCCGAGAACACCGAACCACGCTGATTTTCGTCAACACCCGGCGCATGGCTGAGCGCTTGGCCCGGCATTTAAGCGAGCGACTGACCAAAACAGTGGTCGCCGCGCACCACGGCAGCTTGGCGAAGGAGCAACGACTTGACGCTGAACAACGGCTCAAACGCGGCGAGTTGCAGGTGCTGATTGCCACAGCCTCGCTGGAACTGGGGATTGATATTGGTGATGTCGATCTGGTCTGCCAAATCGCCTCGCCGCGCTCCATCGCTGCGTTTGTGCAGAGAGTTGGGCGCTCCGGGCATCAGGTCGGCGGCACCCCAAAAGGTCGGTTGTTCGCCACTTCCCGGGACGACTTGATCGAATGCACTGCGCTGCTCGATTGCGTGCGCCGGGGTGAATTGGACACGCTGCTGATCCCCAAAGCGCCGCTGGACGTGTTGGCGCAACAGATCATCGCTGAGGTCAGTTGCGAGGAATGGCAAGAACAGGCGTTGCTGGACATGATTCGCCAGGCATCGCCCTACGCCGAACTGGATGACGGGCACTTTCAAGCGCTGTTGCGAATGCTCGCCGAGGGCTACAACGGCCGCCAGGGTGTACGCGGCGCGTATCTTCATCGCGACGCGCTGACGCGAACCTTGCGCGGGCGCCGTGGCAGCAAACTGACGGCCGTCACCAGCGGCGGCACTATCCCGGATAACGCCGATTACAGCGTGATCCTTGAACCGCAGGCATTGAATATCGGTACGGTGAACGAAGATTTTGCCGTGGAAAGTATTGCCGGCGACGTGTTCCAACTGGGCAATACGTCCTACCGAATTTTGCGGGTGGAAACCGGACGCGTACGGGTCGAGGATGCCCACGGTCAATCGCCGACCATCCCCTTCTGGCTCGGGGAGGCGCCGGGGCGCAGCGCAGAATTGTCTTCGGCGGTGGCGCGCCTGCAAGCCGACATTGATGCACTGCTCGGCGCCAGCCCCGGCGATCTGCAGCCGTGCATCGATTGGTTGATGAGCACCCTGGGACTGGACCTCGCCAGCGCCGATCAACTGGTGGATTACTTGGCGCGCACGCGTTTGGCGCTGGGGGCGCTGCCGTCCCAAGACACCTTGCTAATGGAGCGCTTTTTCGATGAATCGGGCGGCACGCAACTGATCATCCACACCCCGTTCGGCAGCCGGATCAACCGTGCCTGGGGCTTGGCGTTGCGCAAACGCTTTTGCCGCACGTTCAATTTCGAGCTGCAAGCGGCGGCCAGTGAAGACGCCATCGTGCTGTCGCTGTCCACCAGCCACAGTTTCGAGCTGGACGACGTTTGGCGTTATATCAACTCAAACAGCGCCGAACACCTATTGGTTCAAGCGCTGCTCGATGCACCGCTGTTCGGTGTGCGCTGGCGCTGGAACGCCGGTACCGCGCTGGCCCTGCCGCGTTACAGCGGCGGGCGAAAAGTGGCGCCGCAACTGCAACGCATGAAAAGCGAAGACTTGATTGCCACGGTGTTTCCCGACCAGATCGCCTGCCTGGAAAACGTAGTCGGCGAGCGTGACATTCCCGACCATCCGCTGATTGAACAAACCCTCGACGATTGCCTGCATGAGGCTATGGATTGCGAAGGCTGGCTGACGCTGCTGCGGCGGATGGAAAACGGCGATGTGCGCTTGATCAGTAAGGACTTGCCCACGCCCTCACCCTTGGCAGCAGAAATCCTTAATGCGCGCCCGTTTGCGTTTCTTGACGATGCGCCGCTGGAAGAACGCCGCACCCAAGCAGTGCTCAATCGGCGCTGGACTGATCCGACCTCCACCGACGATCTCGGCGCACTAGACGCTGACGCGATTACCGCCGTTGGCGCAGAAGCCTGGCCGCAGCCGCACACCTTGGATGAAATGCACGAAGCATTGATGACCCTGTGTTGCATCAGCGGCGCTGAAGTTCGCGAGTATCCGCAGTGGTTGGCGTGGCTCGAAGCTCTGGCCAACAGCGGACGCGCTACCCGCTTGCAAGTCAGTCCGGATAACGCGCTGTGGTTGGCGCTCGAACGCCTGACGTGTTTGCGCGCCGTTTATCCACAGGCAGAGATGCACCCGCCATTACAACCGTGGCCGGGGTTTGACGATTCGTGGGACGCCGACGAGGCCACCGTGGAAATCCTCCGCGCACGCCTCGCCGGTTTTGGTCCGCTGTCGTTGGCAGCGATTGCCGAACCACTGGCATTGCCCACCGCTCGGGTGAATCAGGCACTGGCCCTACTGGAAAGCGAAGGCTACGTGCTGCGCGGTCGCTTCAGCCCAGGAGCGGCGGATGATCAATGGTGCGAGCGGCATCTGTTGGCGCGCATCCATCGCTACACGGTGAAACGTCTGCGGCGGGAAATCGAGCCGGTCTCGTTGCAGGATTACATGCGGTTTCTGTTCGATTGGCAGCATTTGTCCACAGCCACCCGCAGTCAGGGCAAAGCCGCGCTGCCAGAGGTGGTGGAACAGCTCGAAGGGTATTCGGCGGCGGCCGGTGCCTGGGACAGCGATATTCTCCCGGCGCGGCTCAAGGACTATTCACTGATATGGCTCGATGAGCTGTGTCGGTCGGGCAAAACAGTCTGGACACGTTTGGCCCCGCGCAACAAGACCGTCGCGGCGGCGTTGCGCAGTACGCCCATTGTGTTGCTGCCCCGGCGCCAAGTGAACCTGTGGAGCGAGCTGACTGAACAGCCATCGCCTTCGGAGTTGTCATTGCGCGCGCAAAAAGTCCACGCGGCGTTGGTCAGCCATGGCGCACTGTTTTTCGATGAACTGGTTCACGAGGCCCATTTACTGCGCAGCGAATTAGAAAACGCACTGCAGGAATTGGTCGGTGCCGGGCTGGTAAACGCCGACAGTTTCGCCGGGCTGCGGGCGCTGATCACACCGGCGAGTAAGCGCTCGGCGCACACCAGCCGACGCAACCGTGGCGCGTTTATCGGCGGCATGGACGATGCCGGGCGCTGGGCGTTGCTGCGCCGAGCATCGGTTTCGAAGGCCAGTAAAACCCCAAAGATCGAGACCCTGGAGCATGTTGCCATGACCCTGCTGCGACGTTACGGCGTGGTGTTCTGGCGAGTGTTGGAGCGAGAGGCAGATTGGTTGCCGAGCTGGCGTGAATTACTGCGTACCTTCCACCGGCTGGAGGCGCGAGGCGAGATTCGTGGCGGTCGGTTTATCAGCGGGTTGGCGGGCGAGCAGTTTGCGTTGCCAGAAGCCATCCCGCTGCTGCGAGAGATTCGGCGGCGGCCGCTGGATGGCAGCTTGATCCGCCTCTGCGGCGCTGACCCGCTGAATCTGGTCGGCACCCTGCTCCCCGGCCAAAAAGTCCCGGCGTTGGTAGGTAACCGGCTGGTGTACCGCGATGGTATTCCGGCAGCCGCGATCATCGCCGGGAAACCGCAGTATTGGCTGGAGCTGGAACCACAAGCTGCGGCGCTGCTTAGGGATCGGTTGCTGCATTGA